In one window of Zingiber officinale cultivar Zhangliang chromosome 11A, Zo_v1.1, whole genome shotgun sequence DNA:
- the LOC122030816 gene encoding PRA1 family protein A1-like isoform X2, translating into MDWRSVTAEDLFNALREVEWSSPSRSILEFFSRFTVLRSYSKWSNRLKCNLYYYRTNYFILIFFVLAVGFLLKPLDVVAAFLTGLSNAFLNDRRKKSTLSVSNLWLPIKKMQAPIKKILAMPNGKRLDGETRPIRAWFPQCYNKFIREALDPSFEIIIVDQIVSAIA; encoded by the exons ATGGATTGGCGAAGCGTGACCGCGGAGGATCTGTTCAACGCCCTGCGTGAAGTTGAGTGGTCCTCGCCGTCGCGCTCCATCTTGGAGTTCTTCTCCCGATTCACCGTCCTCAGATCCTACTCTAAATGGAGCAATCGACTTAAGTGTAATCTTTACTA CTACAGAACGAATTACTTCATCTTGATCTTTTTTGTTCTTG CTGTGGGATTTCTTCTGAAGCCTCTTGATGTTGTTGCAGCCTTTCTCACAGGTTTAAGCAACGCATTTTTAAACGATAG GCGAAAAAAGAGTACATTGTCTGTCTCAAATCTTTGGTTACCAATCAAAAAAATGCAAGCACCTATCAAAAAAATACTTGCAATGCCGAATGGAAAG AGACTTGATGGCGAAACAAGACCTATTAGAGCTTGGTTTCCACAATGCTACAACAAATTTATCCGAGAAGCCCTTGATCCCTCATTTGAGATAATAATTGTTGATCAAATTGTATCCGCTATTGCTTGA
- the LOC122030816 gene encoding PRA1 family protein A1-like isoform X1, whose protein sequence is MDWRSVTAEDLFNALREVEWSSPSRSILEFFSRFTVLRSYSKWSNRLKCNLYYYRTNYFILIFFVLAVGFLLKPLDVVAAFLTGLSNAFLNDRFSSMFIIQESNVFYTGEKRVHCLSQIFGYQSKKCKHLSKKYLQCRMERDLMAKQDLLELGFHNATTNLSEKPLIPHLR, encoded by the exons ATGGATTGGCGAAGCGTGACCGCGGAGGATCTGTTCAACGCCCTGCGTGAAGTTGAGTGGTCCTCGCCGTCGCGCTCCATCTTGGAGTTCTTCTCCCGATTCACCGTCCTCAGATCCTACTCTAAATGGAGCAATCGACTTAAGTGTAATCTTTACTA CTACAGAACGAATTACTTCATCTTGATCTTTTTTGTTCTTG CTGTGGGATTTCTTCTGAAGCCTCTTGATGTTGTTGCAGCCTTTCTCACAGGTTTAAGCAACGCATTTTTAAACGATAG ATTCTCAAGTATGTTTATTATACAAGAATCCAATGTTTTTTACACAGGCGAAAAAAGAGTACATTGTCTGTCTCAAATCTTTGGTTACCAATCAAAAAAATGCAAGCACCTATCAAAAAAATACTTGCAATGCCGAATGGAAAG AGACTTGATGGCGAAACAAGACCTATTAGAGCTTGGTTTCCACAATGCTACAACAAATTTATCCGAGAAGCCCTTGATCCCTCATTTGAGATAA